The DNA region TTCCTGCTTGCATTGACAGGTAGTGTAAATGTTACAGATATCGCAGCTGCGGTACATAATGGTTTAGTTGATATTACTTCTCCAGTATTTTTATTTTCACTCGGCTTAATATTCTTTGGTTGGTTATATGCCTCTGGTTTGCCACCATTCCATACTATAAAATCTGGAATTTATTCAAAAGCTGAACCTCATGGAGCCGCTTTGCTTCAATCATTTACAGTTATCTCAATGATTTCAATCGTATTAATCATGTTTAGAATTTATTCATCCCTACCAATATTTGAAGTTCTCATAGTCTTCTTCTCTATCTTGGCTATGATATTGGGCGTCTCTCTTGCACTTACCCAAACTGACTTCAGAAGGATGATTGGATTTTTAGCTGTCGGTGAGTTAGGATTCATTGGATTGGGTATAGGTCTTGGAACTCAGTATGCATTGACTGCTGGGCTTTTCCAAGCGTTGAATGAAATTATTATTACTGCATTATTATTCATAGGATTTGGCGCAATAGTGAACGCAACGAATGAAGTGGACACCCGTAAGCTCGGAGGTCTTTTGGCATATCATCCAAAAGTCAGCATAATGCTTCTGATTGGTGGTTTGGCAATGGCTGGAGTTCCTCCTTTAAGCGGATTCCAATCAAAATTAATGCTTGTTCAGGCATCTTTAAGTTGTGGATTCCCTGAAATATCCATTTTGGCAATCATGGTAAGTATAGCCACATTCGTAGTGTTTGTAAAAACATTCTATGCAATGTTTTTAAGGCCAAAACCAAACGATTTGGAGCTTGGCAAAAAGGATGTTCCACGTGCAATGATTTTTGCAATGGGAGTGTTACTGATTATCATCGTTTTACTTGGTATATTCCCAGATGTTGTGACAAATGGAATTTCTAACTTTGTAGGAGGGATATTATGAAACTTTATGATCAGATATTCAATGTTGTAAAGCAATTTAGAAAACTGTTCTCACCAGGCCCTGTAACAAATGCTGATGTTTCAGGCAGTATCACAGCAGAAATATTTTTAATTGTTTCATTGGTGTTGGCGGCAGTTTTATTAAGGCATGTGAGTATTCTTCTTGCAGGTTTGGTAACTTTGATATTGGCAATCGTATTGATTTCAAATATTCCGCTCATTCCAAAGTTCAAAATTGAGCAGGAAGATTCTTTGGAGAAAATGCTGTTCTATGCAGTGGTGACACTTAGTATTATTATCATATTCTTATACTGGGGTGGTAATCTTGTCTAGTAAGGGTACTGTTCGTAATTTGATTGCTGCGGTTTTAACAGCAATATTTTCTATTACTTTATTGGATGCGATATTCCATCTAAGCAGCATAATTAATCCTGGTGTAAGTAATATTTACAATGCTTTGGGAACTCAAATAGCTCCAAACATGGTAACTGTTGTTATTTTTGATTTCAGAGCATATGATACATTGGGAGAATCAATCATTTTATTAACTGCCGGATTAGTGGTTTTACTAATATTCGGCAGAGGATTATTGGGGGATAAACAATGAGTCAGGGTAGTATGATTTTAAAGATTATATCTTTGCCGATTTCAATTATATTGATTTGTTTAGGTATAATGACTATTCTTGGAGGCCATATCACTCCTGGTGGAGGTTTCCAAGGTGGTGCAATGATTACTAGTGGAATTATATTGTCCATTCTTGTTTATGGCATAGGCAATTCCCCGCTAGAATTTTCTCACTTTTATGTTGAAGTATTAGAATCAATTGGCGCATTAGGTTTTGTGATATTGGGTTTAATCGGTTTGTTTGTCGGAGGATTTTATCTCTACAATGTCGGAACCGATGTATTGAATATCATTCCTGCAACCATACAGAATGTCTTGCATTATCCTGATGTCACTAATGCTGGAATTATTCCATATCTCAACATATTTGTAGGTTTAAAAGTATTTGCAGGTTTATCCTCAATTGTTATAGCATTTGCAGGATTTAAGAAATTAGTTGAGGAGGGTGAATAATGTTAAGTCTAGGGCCAATCATATTTGGTGTTATATTGGGTTTGATTATCGGATCTCAAATTAAACTTGATGCACTTGGTGTGAAGTTCACTCTCGCTTCATTTGTGGTAATATTAATTGCAGGAATTATTGTAGCATGGCAATTAGGTCCATATCCATTTTATAACGATTTGCCTATTTCAACTGCATTTTTATCTGCTTTAATAGGAATTTTTGTAGGCAAACTACTATTTGCAAGGAGTAAATAAGGGGTTTTTAAAATGTTTTTATCAGCTAATACATGTGATGGAAAAGGAGAATGTATTAAACAATGCCCTACAAAAGCTATTAAATTGATTAATGGCAAAGCATTTAGCTGTCTTACCTGTGGGATATGTTATAAAAACTGTCCTAATGGTGCTATATTCCAAAATAGCTATGGGGGATATGTTGTAGACAGAGCTAAATGTAATGGCTGTGGAATGTGCATGTACAATTGTCCTACAAATAATATTTCTATCGAGGATGGAATTGTATACGGTATCTGTTCACGTTGCGGGGTTTGTGAAGGGGCATGTCCAAGTCACTCCAGAGTTGATGGATATGAACTTGAAAAATCAAAGCAGCTTAATTTAATTGAGTCATTGAAAATATTATATCCTCCGTTGGATAATGTTCCACATAAAACATCAAGTAAGGTTAAAGAAGTAACAAGGAATTACTTCGGAACCGATACGGAGAAGTGTATCTTATGTGGAAGATGTCAGGAATATTGTCCAACAACTGCAATTCATGTGAAAATCGATAGGGATGAAGGAATTTGCAGTGAATGCAGATTATGTAGTGATGTATGTCCTAATGAATCAATGAATAAGCATCAGATGGTTAATACATCAACCTGTACACTTTGTCTTAATTGTATGAAGGCTTGCCCTCGCAATGCAATTTCTGTTGATGATTTTGCGATTGTTGTCAATAAGCTCAATCAAAAACCAACTGGAAAAATAATATCTTGTTTAAATTGCGGATTATGTGCAGATTTATGTGAAAATGAATCACTTAAGAATATTGAAGGCAAATTAAGATATGATCCAACAGAAGATACGGAAAACATTACTCATGAATTGGCCATTAATGCATGTCCTGTCCATACATTAAGGGAAGATGAGGAAATGTTTATTTATGACGAGTTTGACGATGAGGAACTTCCTACACTATCTGGATTTTGTGTATCCTGTGGAAAATGCTTCCAGGTATGTGATGAAGTTGGTGCTCGTCAATTCATGACTGCCAGTTGGGATGGCAGTGTTTCAGATGATTGTATTTCATGTGGAATCTGTTCTGAAGTATGTCAGGAAGATGCAATCACTCTTCACAGGGGAACAATTTCAGTCGATTTGGATAAATGTATCTTATGTGAAAACTGTGCTGTTCACTGTCCTGTTGATGCAATTCCTAAGTCTACAATGTATAAAAACGAAATTAAAGATGGATTTAATTTCATCGAACAGGAATTGTGTATGCATTGCGGATTATGTCACAAGACATGTTCATATGATGCAATTGATGAAATTGATGGTAATTTTGTTGTCAACGATGAAAAATGTACTTATTGTGGCGCATGTAAGAATGCATGTCCTGCAAGGGCATTTTTATTCGAAAGAAATTTTAAAGATTCAATAGAGGGTATTTAAATGAGAAATGTACTTAGAATAGCTTTAGAAGGAGCTTTTACTAACTTTAAAAGAATCTTTTTTGCAGCAGATAGAGTTACAGACATGGAACTTAAAAGACAAATCTCAACACTTTCAGTAGAAGTGGATGATAGGGTCGATGAAAATGCCTGCATCGGATGTGCGGGCTGTGCAAATGTCTGTCCAACCGGTGCAATTGAGATGAAAAAATTGACAAGTCCTGTTAAATTAACTGATGGATGGACTAAAGATGAAGTACCTGAAATTAATCTTGAAAAATGTGTTGTATGTTATTATTGTCATGATTTCTGTCCGGTATTTTCACTTTATGGTGAAAAAGGAACAATTCACCCAAGTTGTGTAGGAGACCAAGAAGTAAATATTTCCGAATGTCTCGAACAGCCGTTCAAGATATCAGATGACAAACTTAAAATTATTGCACAATATTTATCAGATAAAACAGTGTTGAAAAATAAAGAGGAAGGTGATTAGATGGGTATTAAATCATTTTCAAGAGCAAGAGCAATACACGTCATGTTGGTTTATACCGGTGGATGTAATGGATGCGATATTGAAATTGTAAACTCAATATTATCACCAAGATTTGATGCTGAACAATATAATGTGTTTTTAACCTGGAATCCTCGTGAAGCGGATGTATTGGTTGTCACAGGACCAGTAACACACTTGAATAGAAAACCATTGGAGGCAATCTATGAAGCTATTCCTAATCCTAAATTAGTTGTGGCTGCGGGAAGTTGCGCTTTGATGGGAGGAGTATACAAAAATTGTTATGGGGACATTCCATCAGAAGAAATCGAAGGGCCAGTTGAAAATATTATACCAGTGAATGCAAAGATTCCGGGATGCGCCGTAAGGCCACAGGATGTTCTGGCGGGAGTTGTATCACTGTTACCTATATTATTGGATGCGGATTAAAGAGGGGATTAAATGGATGAAAAAGTACCAAGAAGCAATATTATTGAAACGGAAATTCCAATGGGTACGGTTCACCCTGCTGCATTGGAACCTTATAGGGTAAGATTTTTCGTTGAGGATGAGATAGTTCAGGAAGCAGAAATCACAATCGGTGTCAACCATCGTGGTATTGAAAGAATTATGGAAGGGCTTCCGGTTGAAAAAGCGAATTCACTTACTGAAAAAATTTGCGGGATCTGTTCCAATTCACATATATGGA from Methanobrevibacter sp. includes:
- a CDS encoding NADH-quinone oxidoreductase subunit B family protein, whose translation is MGIKSFSRARAIHVMLVYTGGCNGCDIEIVNSILSPRFDAEQYNVFLTWNPREADVLVVTGPVTHLNRKPLEAIYEAIPNPKLVVAAGSCALMGGVYKNCYGDIPSEEIEGPVENIIPVNAKIPGCAVRPQDVLAGVVSLLPILLDAD
- a CDS encoding MnhB domain-containing protein, whose protein sequence is MSQGSMILKIISLPISIILICLGIMTILGGHITPGGGFQGGAMITSGIILSILVYGIGNSPLEFSHFYVEVLESIGALGFVILGLIGLFVGGFYLYNVGTDVLNIIPATIQNVLHYPDVTNAGIIPYLNIFVGLKVFAGLSSIVIAFAGFKKLVEEGE
- a CDS encoding 4Fe-4S binding protein, translating into MRNVLRIALEGAFTNFKRIFFAADRVTDMELKRQISTLSVEVDDRVDENACIGCAGCANVCPTGAIEMKKLTSPVKLTDGWTKDEVPEINLEKCVVCYYCHDFCPVFSLYGEKGTIHPSCVGDQEVNISECLEQPFKISDDKLKIIAQYLSDKTVLKNKEEGD
- the ehbF gene encoding energy conserving hydrogenase EhbF, translated to MNELIPLMVIVPLMAALLISAFSRFNKATKIFAFVVAICLPIIPIASNYGLHYFGGYEPLVDNVTSVFYHPAITYSFTFLQQIFIAGVGLLTFLVVFIYLTKYKKVSGPYLFLLFLGTAAVTAMLLTDDIFHMFVFFEILALAQVGIVAASSIDYSYEMALKYMILGSIGSPIMLLGIGFLLALTGSVNVTDIAAAVHNGLVDITSPVFLFSLGLIFFGWLYASGLPPFHTIKSGIYSKAEPHGAALLQSFTVISMISIVLIMFRIYSSLPIFEVLIVFFSILAMILGVSLALTQTDFRRMIGFLAVGELGFIGLGIGLGTQYALTAGLFQALNEIIITALLFIGFGAIVNATNEVDTRKLGGLLAYHPKVSIMLLIGGLAMAGVPPLSGFQSKLMLVQASLSCGFPEISILAIMVSIATFVVFVKTFYAMFLRPKPNDLELGKKDVPRAMIFAMGVLLIIIVLLGIFPDVVTNGISNFVGGIL
- a CDS encoding EhbH, with protein sequence MLSSKGTVRNLIAAVLTAIFSITLLDAIFHLSSIINPGVSNIYNALGTQIAPNMVTVVIFDFRAYDTLGESIILLTAGLVVLLIFGRGLLGDKQ
- a CDS encoding 4Fe-4S binding protein; translation: MFLSANTCDGKGECIKQCPTKAIKLINGKAFSCLTCGICYKNCPNGAIFQNSYGGYVVDRAKCNGCGMCMYNCPTNNISIEDGIVYGICSRCGVCEGACPSHSRVDGYELEKSKQLNLIESLKILYPPLDNVPHKTSSKVKEVTRNYFGTDTEKCILCGRCQEYCPTTAIHVKIDRDEGICSECRLCSDVCPNESMNKHQMVNTSTCTLCLNCMKACPRNAISVDDFAIVVNKLNQKPTGKIISCLNCGLCADLCENESLKNIEGKLRYDPTEDTENITHELAINACPVHTLREDEEMFIYDEFDDEELPTLSGFCVSCGKCFQVCDEVGARQFMTASWDGSVSDDCISCGICSEVCQEDAITLHRGTISVDLDKCILCENCAVHCPVDAIPKSTMYKNEIKDGFNFIEQELCMHCGLCHKTCSYDAIDEIDGNFVVNDEKCTYCGACKNACPARAFLFERNFKDSIEGI
- a CDS encoding energy-converting hydrogenase B subunit J gives rise to the protein MLSLGPIIFGVILGLIIGSQIKLDALGVKFTLASFVVILIAGIIVAWQLGPYPFYNDLPISTAFLSALIGIFVGKLLFARSK
- a CDS encoding hydrogenase, whose protein sequence is MKLYDQIFNVVKQFRKLFSPGPVTNADVSGSITAEIFLIVSLVLAAVLLRHVSILLAGLVTLILAIVLISNIPLIPKFKIEQEDSLEKMLFYAVVTLSIIIIFLYWGGNLV